From the Deltaproteobacteria bacterium genome, the window CCGGCGATGGCCACGGCCCCCAGGCCGAAAGCCGCCGCGGATCTGGGCATGGTCTTGATCAGACCGCCCAGACTGGACAGGGCCGTGGTCCCGGCCCCATGCAGCACGGCCCCGGCCGACAGGAACAAGAGCCCCTTCATCAGACTGTGGTTCAGGACATGCAGAAAGAGGCCGGCAAAGCCGAGCAGACTCAGGCCTGGCAGGCCATAGGCCAGACCGGCGCACCCAACTCCGAGGCCCAGGACCATGATCCCGATATTTTCGGAACTGGAATAGGCCAGCATGGTCTTCAAGTCCTGCCGGCCCAGGGCAAAGAGAATTCCCAAAAAGGCCGTGACCAATCCGACGATGATCAAGACCGCGGCCTGCCATGAGGCCACGGGAGCGGTCAGGGTCATAACCCGAAGAAGACCGTACAGGCCGGCCTTGATCAGGGCCCCGGACAGAAAGGCCGAGACATGGCTGGGAGCCACCGGGTGAGCCTTGGGCAGCCAGACATGCATGGGCATGATGCCGGCCTTGGCCCCGAAACCGATCAAGGCCAGCACAAAGATGATCCCAACGTCGAGGCCGCTCAGCGAGGCCGTGCCCATGGCCGAGAAGTCCAGCGAACCGGCCCTGAAGGCGAAAAAAAGAAGCATGGCCGTCAGGAAGGCCACTCCGACATGGGCGGCGATCAGGTATTCCCGACCGGCCTCCCGGACATCGGCATGTCCGTCGTTCAGGGTGATGCAGAAGAGGGGGGCGATGGACATGATCTCCCAGGCCACCAGGAACAGGAAGACGTTGTCCGCAGCCATGGACAGGGCCAACCCGAGCACGGTCAAAATAAAAAAGGCCCAATGGGCCCCGAGATTGCGGCGTCCCGCGTACTCTTTGATGGACGAGCTCCCGTACAGGGCGGCAACTCCGCCAAGGAGAAAAACGGGCAGGAGAAAGAGGCAGGACAGGGGGTCGAGCAGCAGGCCGAATCGGCCCACCGGCAGAGACCAGTCGATGGTCAGGGCAACGGAAGCGCCTTCAAGCAGAGTCGACAGGGCTGCGACAAATCCTGCGGAACAGCCGAGGATGCCGACCAGGGGCCCGGCCCAAGCCGAGGCCGACGACCGTCCCAGGAGAAATGACAGGACGCTCCCGAAGAGAAGCAATCCCAAAGCCAGCGTGAACAAGGTCATGAGGTTCGGCGACCGCCCTGGATGATGCGTGTTTTCATGTTCAATCGAACGTACATGCGTCTTCGCAGAAGACCCGATACGCCAATCACTTCAAATTATTGGAAATCAAGCCTTTCTTCATCTTAACGGCTCGGAATCTCTAGGCTAAGCGTGGAGAAAAGTCAAAGGGTTCTCGCTGGTCCGGGCAAAAAAAATCGGCAGACCCGTGTCGCGCATGCCTGCGGGATTCAAACCAACCGTGAATCGATCCAAGGTCCACTCAGTGTCGGAATGCGTAGTTTTCCTTGAAGAACTCCTCTACATACCAGGGAATCTGCTCGTCCTCGGTCAGGACCATGTCCAGGAAACGGACCGATCCCAGAAGCCTGCCCAACTGGTCGAGCTTGTCCTCCATCCTGGGGCAGTCGTACTTCCTGATCTCGCCGCTTACCATATCGCCCCGTATCTCCACCCGCAGGCCCAGGTGACGGAGGACACCGGCCACCATCCTGGCCCTCCGGGTCCGGCGGGCGACGTCCGCTGCCCCGCCCTTGAAGGAGAACGTAATGTAGTTGTCGTGAACATTGTCCCCGCAAAAGGCGTCGATGGCCACGAAATGATAGCCCAACCGGGCGTTGTAGTTCAGGTACTCCCGGGCCACGATGGCATAATTCGGGCCGGCCAGCAGACGCTCGGCTCCCTGGGGGGCATAGGCCAGTGGACACGGATAGCGCCCCTCGGTCCTGGGTGAGCAGGTCCAGGGGACATCCGGATGGGACATGCCCCGGAGCAGGGCCTGCAAAGGCCTGGAAACGACCTGGTCCCCTCCGATTGTCCCATCCCGGATCTCGCTCTCAATACCCCCGCCGAGGTCAAGGACAAAGGTGTTCAGGGGCAGGTCGGTCTGCAGGCGCACAGCCTCATGCTTGTCGTCGTCGATGTCTTGGCCCAAATGAAACATCTCGATCATGGACTTCTCGTGGACGTACCGGACCACGTCGTGGAGGCTCAGACATCCTTCAGGCCGGAAGACCGGCAGCTTCGGATCGTAGAGGTTCAGGGGAACGACCTTTTTCAGGGTGTCCCGGACGAGCCTGAACAGGGGCCCGCCTTTCATCATGTTGGCCTTGGGTCTGGACCGGATCAAAGAGGCCACCTGACCGGCGTAGACCACACGGTTGGTGGCGTCCAGGGTGATCTCATCACCGTGATTCAGGACGGCTGTGGCCCGTTCAGTGCCCACCAGGGTCGGCAGGCCGAACTCACGGGACACCGAGGCCATGTGCCCGGCCACGCTGCCCATGTCGGTGACGATCCCCTTGATCTTGTTCATCAGCGGCACATAGGTCGGCGAGGTCTTGGCCGTGACCAGGATGACCCCCTCGGGCACGGCTCCCAGATTGTGATCGGACCGAAGGACAAAGGCCGGACCAAAGGCCGCACCGGCCGAGGCCGTGGATCCTCCGGACAGGAGGATCTCATGACCCTCGGCCTCGGGTGGCTGAGTAGAGGTCTCGGTCTGGTCCGGCTCGCGGTCCTTCGGGTTCAGAGGCCTAGCCTGGAGAATGAATAGTCTGCCGGACTGATCCACGGCCCACTCAATGTCCAGAGGCTCCTTGTAGTGCCGCTCCAGAGCCAGACCATACTCGGCCAAAAGTTGAAGCTGGGCGGGGTCCATGCAGGGCAGGACGCCCTTGGCAGGATCCACGGGATCCTCCGTCAGACCTCCCCCGGCACCCATCACGATCTGTTTGGACTTGAGAGCGACGCTCGCCTCAGTCACCTGCCCGGTAGACTTGTCGATCTCCCAATGGTCCGTGACCATGGTCCCGTCCACCACGCTGACTCCCAGGCCCCAGGCCGCACTGACGATCATGGTCTGCCGTCCGGGAGCGTTGGGGTCTTCGGTGTAGAGAACCCCGCTGGCCATGGCCGCGACCATGTTCAGACAGAGCACGCACATGACCACGTCCTGGTCCCGGTAGCCCATGCTCCGACGGTAGAACACGGCCCTGGGGCTGTACATGCTGGCCACGACCTCCTTGTAGGCCTCGACCACGTTTTCCTCGCTCACATTGAGCACCGTGGAATGCTGTCCGGCAAAGGACGATTCGGAATCCTCGCCCGTGGCGCTGCTCCTGACCGCCAGCCGGGTGCCGGGACCGAGCTCCCGGAACAACTGCCCGGCCTCGTAACGGATTCGAAGCCCCAGTTCTTCCGGAAGCTCCGTATCCCTGATCAGACCCTGAACGGCCCGGCAGGCCGCATCCAGACGGTCCGTGTCTGAAATGTCCAGTCCTCGGAAGCGTTCCCGGATGGCCTCGTAGAGACCCGTGGACCGCAAAAAATGATGTCCCGCGTAGGCAGTGACCACGAAGCCCCTGGGCGTGGGCAGACCGACCCGGTTGGCGATCTCCCCCAGGTTGGACGCCTTGCCCCCAGCCTGGGCCTGGTTCTCGTGGCTCAGGGACGCCAGGGGGAGAACCAGGCAGGTTCGCTCCGGCTTTTTCTGTCTGGTCAGTCCCCGAAGGATTTGGACCCCGATCCGCTCGGTCACAGCGAACAGTTCCGGGTACTTGCCCTGGGACACGGCGTTGAGATCCTCCACCAGCTCGTACACCACGGCCGTCAACTCCTCGCATTTCGTCAGCACCTCTTCGTAGGAGAAGGGACGCAGGCCGAAGAGAAGGTCCTCCAGATCGTTGATCAGATTTAGGGACAAATGGTT encodes:
- a CDS encoding pyruvate, phosphate dikinase, which produces MFRQLDRLFKVEDRAAHIPAEVTEVQRKYLYFKQLLRHNHLSLNLINDLEDLLFGLRPFSYEEVLTKCEELTAVVYELVEDLNAVSQGKYPELFAVTERIGVQILRGLTRQKKPERTCLVLPLASLSHENQAQAGGKASNLGEIANRVGLPTPRGFVVTAYAGHHFLRSTGLYEAIRERFRGLDISDTDRLDAACRAVQGLIRDTELPEELGLRIRYEAGQLFRELGPGTRLAVRSSATGEDSESSFAGQHSTVLNVSEENVVEAYKEVVASMYSPRAVFYRRSMGYRDQDVVMCVLCLNMVAAMASGVLYTEDPNAPGRQTMIVSAAWGLGVSVVDGTMVTDHWEIDKSTGQVTEASVALKSKQIVMGAGGGLTEDPVDPAKGVLPCMDPAQLQLLAEYGLALERHYKEPLDIEWAVDQSGRLFILQARPLNPKDREPDQTETSTQPPEAEGHEILLSGGSTASAGAAFGPAFVLRSDHNLGAVPEGVILVTAKTSPTYVPLMNKIKGIVTDMGSVAGHMASVSREFGLPTLVGTERATAVLNHGDEITLDATNRVVYAGQVASLIRSRPKANMMKGGPLFRLVRDTLKKVVPLNLYDPKLPVFRPEGCLSLHDVVRYVHEKSMIEMFHLGQDIDDDKHEAVRLQTDLPLNTFVLDLGGGIESEIRDGTIGGDQVVSRPLQALLRGMSHPDVPWTCSPRTEGRYPCPLAYAPQGAERLLAGPNYAIVAREYLNYNARLGYHFVAIDAFCGDNVHDNYITFSFKGGAADVARRTRRARMVAGVLRHLGLRVEIRGDMVSGEIRKYDCPRMEDKLDQLGRLLGSVRFLDMVLTEDEQIPWYVEEFFKENYAFRH